One region of Haloterrigena salifodinae genomic DNA includes:
- a CDS encoding Lrp/AsnC family transcriptional regulator, with translation MDEKDIRILKSLEELETTSTEKIRESTGIPLSTIHYRLNNLRDAGVITNDRLDLDLDKFGLGVTILVHVFTKDDQSHTECGQVIADIEGVTKVFFTMGDTDFIALARLSDSDSVGRLISDFEELDEVARTDSTFVIERELDSHYPLQHYSEETLLKEFTE, from the coding sequence ATGGATGAGAAAGACATTCGGATCTTGAAATCACTGGAGGAACTCGAGACGACGAGCACCGAGAAGATTAGAGAATCAACAGGAATTCCGCTGTCGACAATTCATTATAGACTTAACAATCTTCGAGACGCCGGAGTGATCACAAACGATCGACTGGATCTTGATCTTGATAAATTCGGATTAGGTGTGACAATACTTGTACATGTATTCACGAAAGATGATCAATCTCACACGGAGTGTGGCCAGGTTATCGCTGACATTGAAGGGGTTACAAAGGTCTTCTTCACAATGGGGGATACCGATTTCATTGCATTAGCTCGGCTCTCTGACAGTGATAGCGTTGGGCGGCTCATTTCTGACTTCGAAGAACTTGACGAGGTTGCTCGAACTGACTCCACGTTTGTGATCGAACGTGAACTCGACAGTCATTACCCGCTCCAACATTACAGCGAAGAAACTCTTCTTAAAGAATTTACGGAGTAA
- a CDS encoding ISH3 family transposase: MTNKQQQADSEIHENQLLDFLVNRLDEEVSLDLANNADIDTEDIHEVLVGAAADGTSISTLYNSSEDSPPANTILYHLRTKFEPERLERVANTLLRKDVVELLPKQVEVCADLHLRPYYGNEHETNHLYHSEAKRGTTTFHAYATLYARVKNKRYTLAVRRLEDGDTASSVLVEFLGVLDGLDAGVKAVYPDRGFYDSKCLTLLQAHNYAYVVPIIRWGETIQQELSEGWSRVIEHDLTGKLDGHSWTVEFPVYIDCTYLNGRYDENGVARHGYAADAPFIETPREARYHYSKRFGIESSYRLSEQAIATTTTQDATVRFLYVVVSLLLGNVWRYLHYEFVATPRRGGRRLWRWPYKEFINMIRRAAWTALAVRRAVPANRPPDNRFTR, from the coding sequence GTGACTAACAAACAGCAGCAAGCAGACAGTGAAATCCACGAGAACCAACTCCTTGACTTCCTCGTCAACCGGCTTGACGAGGAAGTTTCTCTTGACCTTGCCAACAACGCAGATATCGACACAGAGGACATTCACGAGGTCCTCGTCGGCGCGGCCGCCGACGGGACCTCGATTTCCACGCTGTACAACTCCAGTGAAGACTCGCCACCGGCGAACACGATTCTCTACCACCTCCGGACGAAGTTCGAGCCGGAACGGCTCGAACGAGTCGCTAACACACTCCTTCGGAAGGATGTCGTCGAACTGCTCCCCAAGCAGGTGGAGGTCTGCGCAGACCTCCACCTGCGGCCCTACTACGGTAACGAACATGAGACAAACCACCTCTACCACTCGGAGGCCAAGCGTGGGACCACTACGTTCCACGCGTACGCGACGCTCTACGCACGTGTGAAGAACAAGCGCTACACGCTAGCGGTGCGCCGTCTCGAAGACGGCGACACCGCCAGCAGTGTCCTCGTCGAGTTCCTTGGTGTTCTCGATGGCCTTGACGCCGGGGTCAAGGCCGTTTACCCCGATCGCGGATTCTACGACAGCAAGTGTCTCACGCTGCTACAAGCGCACAACTACGCCTACGTCGTCCCGATCATTCGGTGGGGTGAGACGATTCAGCAGGAACTCTCGGAAGGGTGGAGTCGCGTGATCGAACACGATCTGACAGGGAAACTCGACGGTCACAGCTGGACCGTCGAGTTTCCCGTCTACATCGACTGTACGTACCTGAACGGCCGATACGACGAAAACGGTGTGGCGCGTCACGGCTACGCCGCTGACGCGCCGTTCATCGAGACCCCACGCGAAGCTCGATACCACTACTCGAAACGCTTCGGTATCGAGTCGAGCTATCGCTTGTCCGAGCAAGCGATAGCGACGACAACAACGCAAGATGCGACGGTTCGGTTCCTGTACGTAGTGGTGAGTCTGCTGTTGGGGAACGTTTGGCGGTATCTCCACTACGAGTTTGTGGCGACGCCCCGCCGAGGCGGGCGTCGCCTCTGGCGGTGGCCGTACAAGGAGTTCATCAATATGATTCGGCGGGCTGCGTGGACGGCCCTCGCGGTGCGTCGGGCCGTCCCCGCGAACCGACCACCAGACAACCGGTTTACACGGTAA
- a CDS encoding heavy metal translocating P-type ATPase, protein MSNNNTTKTGCTLCELPVEGSDIVDDGNPFCCIGCRDVYNALGDVDDIEAEDVRRARDKSEANREIPPDHEATFLEVDGMHCATCEAFIESAATAVEGVSDANSSYVTDTVRIDHDPDRVSKADLQETISGLGYSAYSRDDAFSRRRANNWEMGRVAVGVLMGMSVMLQYLVIIYPTYFGGLFYGERVTEFFEATLAGPLATPFYVVIAALTTIILAVTGKPILQGAYVSIRMRSPNMDLLVAIAAVSAYLYSTLSIALGGKHIYYDVTVAIIVIVTVGNYYESSIKQQATDRLSDLTAIQVDEARRVGGNGEYENIAVDDLEVDDHVLVRSGERIPIDGVVVDGDAAVDEAVVTGESLPVRKRIRDTVVGGSMVTNGAVTIRVGEDATNSLDRIAELVWDLQSGSHGIQKLADKLATIFVPVVLVLAVIVTGVYLLLGNGASALLVGLTVLIVSCPCALGLATPLAVAAGIRDALERSIVIFDDTVFERISDADTIVFDKTGTLTTGEMTVTDTNLEAALLEKAALLEERSSHPVGRAIAAERPVPDGSTAESASDASSIDDRVESFDSHRTGVTGIVDGDEIIVGHPDLFRDQGWEVPAVVAERIDGSRETGRVPVAVGRDGTTEGVVVVGDELRANWDETLTAISDTEREVIVLTGDDARAAESFREHRAVDEVFAGVPPEGKAATVEQFNETGRTVMIGDGTNDAPALAAADLGIALGGGTAMAADAADVALVDDDLSSVETIFDLAQATNRRVKGNIGWAFCYNAIAIPLAVLGLLNPLFAALAMGASSLLVVTNSTRALLPEDAH, encoded by the coding sequence ATGAGCAATAATAACACAACTAAAACTGGTTGTACGCTCTGTGAGCTTCCCGTAGAAGGAAGTGATATCGTCGACGATGGGAACCCGTTTTGTTGTATCGGTTGTCGCGATGTCTACAATGCGCTCGGCGACGTCGACGATATCGAGGCGGAAGACGTCCGCCGTGCTCGAGACAAATCAGAGGCTAATCGGGAGATTCCACCGGATCACGAAGCAACGTTTCTGGAAGTTGATGGAATGCACTGTGCAACCTGTGAGGCCTTCATCGAATCGGCTGCAACTGCAGTTGAGGGTGTCAGTGACGCGAACTCGAGCTATGTGACGGACACGGTTCGGATCGATCACGATCCAGATCGTGTCTCAAAGGCTGATCTTCAGGAGACGATCAGTGGTCTCGGTTACAGCGCTTACTCACGTGATGATGCGTTTAGCCGCCGGAGAGCGAACAATTGGGAGATGGGGCGAGTTGCGGTCGGTGTTCTCATGGGGATGTCCGTGATGCTGCAGTATCTTGTCATCATCTATCCAACGTATTTCGGCGGACTGTTTTACGGTGAGCGGGTCACGGAGTTCTTCGAAGCCACACTCGCGGGTCCCCTTGCGACGCCTTTCTACGTTGTCATCGCGGCGCTCACGACAATCATCCTGGCAGTGACTGGAAAGCCAATCCTCCAGGGCGCGTACGTCAGTATTCGGATGCGGTCTCCAAATATGGATCTACTCGTCGCGATCGCAGCTGTGAGTGCCTACCTCTACAGTACACTTTCGATCGCACTGGGGGGCAAGCACATCTACTACGACGTGACTGTTGCTATCATTGTCATCGTCACGGTCGGCAACTATTATGAATCGTCGATCAAGCAACAGGCGACCGACCGTCTCTCCGATTTGACGGCTATTCAGGTCGATGAGGCCCGCCGCGTTGGCGGAAACGGTGAATATGAAAATATCGCAGTCGATGACCTCGAGGTTGATGATCACGTACTAGTACGGTCTGGAGAGCGAATCCCCATTGATGGTGTGGTAGTTGATGGCGACGCAGCCGTCGACGAAGCAGTTGTCACTGGTGAGTCTCTTCCTGTACGGAAGCGTATCAGGGATACCGTAGTTGGCGGCTCGATGGTGACTAATGGTGCGGTGACCATCCGTGTTGGAGAAGATGCTACGAACAGCCTTGATCGGATTGCTGAACTTGTCTGGGACCTCCAGAGCGGCTCTCACGGTATTCAGAAGCTCGCAGACAAATTAGCGACGATCTTCGTGCCGGTTGTTCTCGTCCTCGCAGTTATCGTCACCGGCGTGTATCTCCTGCTCGGTAATGGGGCCTCAGCCCTTCTCGTCGGTCTCACAGTACTGATCGTTTCCTGTCCATGTGCGCTCGGACTGGCGACACCGCTCGCAGTCGCTGCGGGGATCCGCGACGCGTTGGAACGCTCGATTGTCATCTTTGACGATACCGTGTTTGAGCGAATCAGTGATGCGGACACCATTGTCTTCGACAAGACAGGTACATTGACGACGGGCGAGATGACTGTCACCGACACCAATTTAGAGGCAGCCCTACTTGAGAAGGCGGCGCTCCTTGAGGAGCGGTCATCACATCCGGTCGGGCGAGCAATTGCCGCCGAACGGCCGGTGCCTGACGGTAGTACAGCTGAATCCGCCTCAGACGCCAGTTCGATAGATGATCGCGTCGAATCCTTTGATAGTCATCGAACCGGTGTTACGGGTATCGTAGACGGAGACGAAATCATCGTCGGCCATCCAGATCTGTTCCGTGACCAGGGGTGGGAGGTCCCTGCGGTAGTCGCCGAGCGTATTGACGGCAGCCGCGAAACGGGTCGGGTTCCAGTCGCTGTCGGACGCGACGGAACCACCGAGGGCGTTGTCGTCGTTGGTGACGAACTACGAGCGAACTGGGACGAGACGTTGACCGCGATTTCGGATACCGAACGGGAGGTCATTGTCCTTACCGGAGACGATGCTCGAGCGGCGGAGAGCTTTCGTGAGCATCGTGCTGTTGACGAAGTGTTTGCGGGTGTCCCCCCTGAAGGAAAAGCAGCGACTGTCGAACAATTCAACGAGACTGGGCGAACAGTGATGATCGGTGATGGTACCAATGATGCGCCGGCGTTAGCCGCAGCTGACCTCGGTATCGCGCTCGGTGGCGGTACTGCGATGGCCGCTGATGCTGCGGACGTCGCTCTCGTCGACGACGATCTCTCGTCTGTCGAAACTATCTTTGATCTCGCCCAGGCGACAAACCGACGCGTGAAAGGAAATATTGGGTGGGCGTTTTGCTACAACGCAATTGCAATCCCGCTGGCTGTGCTAGGCCTTCTAAATCCGCTTTTCGCCGCACTTGCGATGGGTGCAAGTAGCTTACTGGTCGTTACGAATTCAACCCGAGCATTGCTGCCAGAGGACGCTCACTGA
- a CDS encoding sulfite exporter TauE/SafE family protein has protein sequence MNLFTFLGVDVLLFLVIGVLAGAHCIGMCGPLVTVYASQMKSSTSDSGRENHLTTYEVRQHALFNIGRAASYTLLGAVFGALGSTLFVTTASLSSVVEFVRGGIGLIIGGLVMVVGVYYLLGRTTGGIHLPGLERISGWLAARVDRLANGPGIVGLGAVHGLLPCPILYPAFLYAFAIGSPVGGAVALGALGLGTIPTVFAYGTIIDAVGVVHRQRVHRLLGVAFVVLGYILLTHGLMSLGIHLPHPRLPFYDGIEAASGHTS, from the coding sequence ATGAACCTATTCACATTCCTTGGCGTCGACGTGCTGTTGTTTCTCGTAATCGGTGTCCTCGCCGGTGCCCACTGTATCGGAATGTGTGGTCCGCTCGTCACCGTTTATGCGAGTCAAATGAAGAGCAGCACATCAGATAGCGGTCGGGAGAATCATCTTACAACCTACGAGGTGCGCCAGCATGCACTGTTCAACATCGGACGAGCGGCGAGTTATACGCTTCTCGGGGCGGTGTTCGGTGCACTCGGCAGTACGTTGTTTGTGACGACTGCATCGCTTTCATCTGTCGTCGAGTTCGTCCGTGGCGGAATCGGTCTCATTATCGGTGGCCTCGTCATGGTCGTCGGGGTATATTACTTACTGGGACGAACAACTGGTGGTATTCACTTACCAGGCCTCGAGCGAATATCTGGCTGGCTTGCGGCACGTGTTGATCGTCTTGCGAACGGCCCTGGTATCGTCGGACTTGGTGCAGTTCACGGCCTGTTACCGTGCCCGATCCTCTACCCAGCGTTTCTGTATGCGTTTGCAATCGGCTCACCTGTCGGTGGGGCAGTAGCTCTTGGCGCACTTGGACTCGGTACAATTCCTACTGTCTTCGCGTATGGAACCATCATTGACGCCGTCGGCGTGGTTCATCGGCAACGAGTGCATAGATTGCTTGGGGTTGCGTTCGTCGTCCTCGGCTACATCCTGCTCACACATGGATTGATGAGTCTAGGGATTCATCTACCGCATCCTAGATTACCGTTCTATGACGGAATCGAAGCGGCAAGTGGTCACACTAGCTAG
- a CDS encoding response regulator, whose translation MGSGSSGAVILLVEDNPGDIRLIEEAFSDGNIGNTLTTVTDGQAALDFIYQRGEYEDASQPDIVLLDLNLPKVDGEDVLHEIKHHPELDQVPVIVLTGMKEDLIESRDLDHDADEDAVLEKPVDPGEFVELIRSFEQFRLAVMRVD comes from the coding sequence ATGGGAAGTGGCTCATCAGGGGCGGTGATACTGTTGGTAGAAGACAACCCCGGCGATATTCGTCTCATCGAAGAAGCCTTCTCAGACGGCAACATCGGAAATACACTCACCACCGTCACTGATGGCCAAGCAGCACTCGACTTTATTTATCAACGCGGCGAGTACGAAGACGCTTCCCAACCAGACATTGTACTGCTTGACCTGAACCTGCCAAAAGTAGACGGTGAGGACGTTCTACACGAGATCAAACATCACCCAGAACTAGATCAGGTGCCAGTGATTGTCCTGACTGGGATGAAGGAAGACTTGATTGAATCCCGGGATCTCGATCATGATGCAGACGAAGATGCAGTGCTCGAAAAACCGGTTGATCCCGGCGAGTTCGTTGAGCTAATTCGGTCGTTCGAGCAGTTTCGGTTAGCAGTTATGCGAGTGGACTGA
- a CDS encoding winged helix-turn-helix domain-containing protein, producing the protein MTSDTSATLSPKEADEIQEKLDQGNEHRRNILSALVSAESDTLNTSEIRNRANVPSGSMNHYLVTLTEWGILEETGEREYSQGGGRKARVWRLSEKGEEFVEEYSDALTPPKGAATAERVTALENRIEDLEDETRKRRKTIVEILKVIAESQDKQTQQQVSEIVTNADL; encoded by the coding sequence ATGACATCTGATACATCCGCCACCCTCTCCCCCAAAGAAGCCGACGAAATCCAGGAAAAACTTGACCAGGGAAATGAACATCGACGCAACATCCTGAGTGCACTGGTAAGCGCTGAGAGCGACACTCTGAACACGTCAGAAATCCGAAATCGAGCCAACGTCCCTAGCGGGAGTATGAATCACTATCTCGTTACCCTCACCGAGTGGGGCATCCTCGAAGAGACGGGGGAGCGAGAGTACAGCCAAGGCGGCGGACGGAAAGCCCGCGTCTGGCGGCTCAGCGAGAAGGGAGAAGAATTCGTCGAAGAGTACTCAGATGCACTCACTCCGCCAAAAGGGGCCGCAACAGCGGAGCGCGTGACAGCACTGGAAAATCGGATCGAAGATCTCGAAGACGAAACGCGCAAACGCCGGAAAACGATCGTAGAGATACTGAAAGTGATTGCCGAATCTCAAGATAAACAGACCCAACAGCAGGTCTCAGAGATTGTGACCAACGCCGATTTATAG
- a CDS encoding type IV secretory system conjugative DNA transfer family protein — MNLFGFGSSSDDDSDESEDVQDEETTATGETYDITPTGVERIGGVEAITETEAEGVVAGPAVRRILEEGHSNPEKDLWVGYTEDPQEGFREAGIPFGSLAQHLWVAGVSGAGKTTELLNWMIQLAYSGHGFAYFDPKGKDSRELLRKLPEQRLDDVVWIEPGTENEQEIGLNLLDVPETASDVELETGIESRLENLKAALAAKGELHATMESVTESMARAMMKANADPERPNYGVIDFYFILLNQERRETFAEECPDPYVGEFLEQVAEMDEEQLRPLMKRVKAWVENGVVRRIIARRESTIDWRDLIDEDRIVVLRTPVDSTDVKRLTTLAAMRGIWSAVQNRSYETMDPDPYFIFADEFDDIASEQLDIKSMLARARSMNLSVTAAVQYPSQLDESVLKPFKNNADNLVTFKANDADDAKILTDRFKGYNPDDLIQTEKYKVWTRLPTGGGEYSRPLKLSAFAPYPPLRGKGAVDEIISDSLERYGEQPLTDEQIQRELPFGGLAESGVDLLTDESTQGDVCKAVHDEALRSDRDDLSIPLEECEDVIRAALPEHDETRTDSRERLWRNVLQPIPDSMLSETERDGDLWLSVGDETISAIQDVGDDESSGGALHALVLQDAYPAFNELGADVAIAEQGEGTKSLPDGTLDPMPLLEVDSDADPVAIAEALEEFREEYPTVDALTGGREAVLEAEKSTGSTKQGQTVRNLASAFSEGKNCLFVCREDVAENVWKTLAEEPRGARERHSVSGKIRFYNLRPLSIDGERVYRPGAREDVWVRDETTGEIILRDGAGEEHARFPDAKSVFTDIDRYPAVDNEVDKSMRTIKTPIIPEYEFNGETPEPGKDWYIIVVPTIDEDETLSVDDLKVYVDGMTIPLSSLGRDDRDDGGDEPQNESNDDLEPDPEEDDNSEAASETTASSNENTNNKNMESLDRLL; from the coding sequence ATGAACCTGTTTGGATTTGGATCAAGTTCCGACGACGACAGCGACGAGAGCGAGGACGTCCAGGACGAGGAGACGACCGCCACGGGAGAGACGTACGATATCACGCCGACTGGTGTGGAACGTATCGGCGGCGTCGAGGCCATCACAGAGACCGAAGCGGAAGGTGTCGTTGCTGGCCCTGCCGTCCGTCGGATTCTCGAGGAGGGCCACAGTAATCCGGAGAAGGACTTGTGGGTCGGATACACTGAAGATCCACAAGAAGGGTTCCGCGAGGCCGGGATCCCGTTCGGGTCACTCGCCCAACACCTCTGGGTGGCTGGCGTTTCTGGCGCCGGCAAAACGACGGAACTACTCAACTGGATGATCCAGTTGGCGTACTCTGGACACGGGTTCGCGTACTTCGATCCCAAGGGCAAGGACTCACGGGAACTCCTTCGGAAACTCCCAGAACAGCGGCTCGATGACGTGGTTTGGATTGAGCCGGGGACCGAGAACGAGCAGGAGATCGGTCTGAACCTGCTTGATGTCCCGGAGACAGCCAGTGACGTCGAACTCGAGACGGGAATTGAAAGTCGCCTCGAGAATCTGAAAGCCGCGTTAGCCGCGAAAGGCGAACTTCACGCGACGATGGAGTCAGTGACCGAATCGATGGCTCGAGCCATGATGAAGGCGAACGCCGACCCGGAGCGGCCCAACTACGGCGTTATTGACTTCTATTTCATCCTGTTGAACCAGGAGCGCCGGGAGACGTTCGCTGAGGAGTGTCCCGACCCCTATGTCGGCGAGTTCCTCGAGCAAGTCGCCGAGATGGACGAGGAACAACTCCGCCCGCTCATGAAGCGTGTGAAAGCGTGGGTTGAGAATGGCGTCGTGCGTCGGATCATTGCCCGGCGAGAGTCAACGATCGACTGGCGCGACCTCATCGATGAGGATCGGATTGTCGTCCTTCGCACGCCTGTCGACAGTACAGACGTGAAACGACTGACGACACTCGCCGCGATGCGTGGGATTTGGTCAGCGGTGCAAAATCGGTCGTACGAGACGATGGACCCGGACCCCTACTTCATATTTGCCGACGAGTTCGACGACATCGCCAGTGAGCAACTTGACATCAAATCGATGCTCGCGAGAGCGCGATCGATGAACCTGAGCGTCACTGCTGCCGTCCAATACCCGTCACAACTCGACGAGAGCGTGTTGAAGCCGTTCAAGAATAACGCTGACAATCTGGTCACGTTCAAGGCGAACGACGCCGATGACGCGAAAATCTTGACAGACCGGTTCAAGGGGTACAATCCAGACGACCTCATACAAACCGAGAAGTACAAAGTATGGACTCGGCTCCCAACCGGCGGGGGCGAGTACTCGAGGCCGCTGAAACTCTCGGCATTCGCGCCCTACCCGCCGCTTCGGGGCAAAGGCGCCGTCGACGAGATTATCTCCGACAGTCTCGAGCGGTACGGCGAGCAGCCACTCACTGACGAACAGATTCAACGAGAGCTGCCATTCGGTGGACTCGCCGAGTCGGGCGTCGATCTCCTTACCGACGAGAGCACGCAAGGAGACGTCTGCAAGGCCGTCCACGATGAAGCACTCCGGTCGGACCGGGATGACCTCTCGATCCCACTCGAGGAGTGCGAGGACGTGATTCGAGCCGCGCTCCCGGAACATGACGAGACTCGGACAGACAGCCGAGAACGCCTCTGGCGGAACGTTCTGCAGCCGATTCCCGACTCGATGCTCTCGGAGACCGAGCGGGACGGCGATCTATGGCTGTCTGTCGGCGACGAGACTATATCGGCCATCCAGGACGTAGGCGACGACGAGAGTTCCGGCGGTGCACTGCACGCACTCGTTCTGCAGGACGCGTACCCCGCGTTCAACGAGCTCGGTGCCGACGTGGCAATCGCCGAGCAAGGCGAGGGCACCAAGAGCCTTCCAGATGGGACGCTTGATCCGATGCCGCTGCTTGAGGTCGACAGTGACGCCGATCCCGTGGCAATCGCCGAAGCGCTCGAGGAGTTCCGCGAAGAGTATCCGACGGTCGACGCTCTCACTGGCGGCCGAGAGGCCGTTCTCGAGGCCGAGAAGAGCACAGGATCGACGAAACAGGGACAGACCGTCCGCAACCTCGCGAGTGCGTTCAGCGAGGGTAAGAACTGTCTATTCGTCTGCCGAGAGGACGTCGCCGAGAACGTCTGGAAAACGCTGGCCGAGGAGCCACGAGGCGCTCGAGAGCGACACTCCGTTTCCGGAAAAATCCGGTTCTACAACCTTCGACCCCTGAGTATTGACGGGGAAAGAGTGTATCGTCCCGGCGCTCGCGAAGACGTGTGGGTCCGCGACGAAACCACCGGCGAGATTATTCTCCGAGATGGCGCCGGCGAGGAGCACGCTCGGTTCCCCGACGCCAAGAGTGTCTTCACCGACATCGATCGCTACCCAGCGGTCGACAACGAGGTCGACAAGAGTATGCGAACCATCAAAACGCCGATAATCCCGGAATACGAGTTCAACGGCGAGACCCCGGAGCCTGGCAAGGACTGGTACATCATCGTGGTGCCGACGATCGACGAGGACGAGACGCTGTCCGTCGACGACCTCAAGGTCTACGTTGACGGGATGACCATCCCGCTCTCGAGTCTCGGTCGTGACGATCGTGACGACGGCGGCGACGAGCCCCAGAATGAGAGCAACGACGATCTGGAGCCCGATCCAGAAGAAGACGATAACAGCGAGGCAGCCAGCGAGACGACTGCTAGCAGCAACGAGAACACGAACAACAAGAACATGGAATCGCTTGACCGACTCCTATAA